A window of Pedobacter lusitanus contains these coding sequences:
- a CDS encoding (deoxy)nucleoside triphosphate pyrophosphohydrolase, with translation MIDVSCALIINHYGQVLAAQRSSVMHLPLKWEFPGGKVEQNESAEDCLIREIREELGIEISMLKKMTPSVYTQGKPVIRLIPFQCTWVGGQISLTEHAAFLWVSPAALHELDWAEADLPVVKEYLDSLGL, from the coding sequence ATGATAGATGTATCCTGTGCCCTGATTATTAACCATTATGGACAAGTTTTAGCAGCTCAGCGAAGTTCTGTTATGCATTTGCCGCTTAAATGGGAATTTCCAGGCGGAAAAGTAGAGCAGAATGAAAGTGCAGAAGATTGCCTGATCCGGGAAATCCGGGAAGAACTGGGGATAGAGATCAGTATGCTGAAAAAGATGACGCCATCAGTTTATACGCAGGGAAAACCTGTGATCCGGCTAATTCCCTTTCAATGTACCTGGGTTGGTGGTCAGATCAGCCTGACCGAGCATGCCGCCTTTTTGTGGGTATCGCCTGCAGCATTGCATGAACTGGATTGGGCAGAAGCAGATCTTCCTGTAGTTAAAGAATATCTGGATAGTCTGGGATTGTAA
- a CDS encoding SDR family oxidoreductase, with the protein MNLSLLNKNAVICGSTQGIGLATAIILARLGANCILIARNEDSLITALKELPVTQGQQHAYEVADFSVPASVDTGIQRIVSQHAVEILINNSGGPKPGPVTAALSTDFEQAFSQHLICNHLLVNAVLPGMKKAGYGRIINIISTSVKTPLPNLGVSNTIRAAVASWAKTLANEVGQYNITVNNVLPGLTQTMRYTKLLDSLSTTTNKAEAEQALKDSVPMKRIGTPEEIGNVIAFLASPAAAYVTGTSIPVDGGRTPSI; encoded by the coding sequence ATGAATCTCTCCCTGTTAAACAAGAATGCAGTAATTTGTGGAAGCACACAAGGTATCGGACTGGCTACAGCCATTATTCTGGCACGTTTAGGTGCAAACTGTATACTGATTGCCAGAAATGAAGACTCTTTAATCACTGCTTTAAAGGAATTGCCTGTAACCCAGGGGCAGCAACATGCTTATGAAGTTGCCGACTTCTCAGTTCCGGCATCAGTGGATACCGGGATACAAAGAATAGTGTCACAACATGCAGTTGAGATCCTAATCAATAATAGCGGAGGGCCAAAACCAGGCCCGGTTACAGCTGCATTAAGTACTGATTTTGAACAGGCATTCTCTCAGCATCTGATTTGCAATCACCTGCTGGTAAATGCCGTTTTACCGGGAATGAAAAAGGCGGGTTACGGACGTATCATCAACATTATTTCAACTTCTGTAAAAACCCCGCTGCCAAATCTAGGTGTATCCAATACCATCAGGGCAGCAGTAGCTTCATGGGCAAAAACATTAGCCAATGAAGTTGGACAATACAATATCACCGTAAATAATGTCCTGCCAGGCCTGACACAAACCATGCGTTACACCAAATTACTGGACAGCCTTTCCACCACTACAAATAAAGCTGAAGCAGAACAGGCTTTGAAAGATAGCGTACCGATGAAAAGAATCGGCACGCCGGAAGAAATAGGAAATGTAATTGCTTTTCTGGCCTCACCAGCTGCTGCTTATGTCACAGGAACCAGTATTCCTGTAGATGGCGGAAGAACACCTTCTATTTAA
- a CDS encoding DUF6266 family protein: MAIVTNSYLGNFRGKIGNMVIYPLNGQTVARSIGISHKPITINQLTARMGLKMMNVFFRNIKAFIRIGFELEARGTTSNAFNMAIRYNSKKIKGVYPDIEIDFEQILVSKGVMPVVKNAKAKIITTGLKVSWDSQADQKGMRADDQVLLLVYFPGDRLKTRIFTSEVRRAEGKYTFKLDRDATMRHAHIYLSFISDNCKSISDSLYLGEVSWDNALK, from the coding sequence ATGGCAATCGTAACAAACAGCTATCTGGGCAATTTTAGAGGGAAAATCGGGAATATGGTTATTTACCCGCTTAATGGACAAACAGTTGCACGAAGTATTGGGATCTCACATAAACCGATCACGATCAATCAGCTGACCGCACGTATGGGCCTTAAAATGATGAATGTTTTTTTTAGAAATATTAAAGCTTTTATCAGGATTGGTTTTGAACTTGAAGCCAGGGGGACAACATCCAATGCGTTCAATATGGCTATCAGGTATAATAGCAAAAAAATTAAAGGAGTGTACCCTGATATTGAAATAGATTTTGAACAGATTCTGGTTAGCAAAGGAGTAATGCCTGTCGTTAAAAATGCAAAAGCCAAAATCATCACTACCGGATTAAAAGTGAGCTGGGACAGCCAGGCAGATCAGAAAGGAATGCGGGCTGATGATCAGGTATTGCTATTGGTTTATTTTCCAGGCGACAGACTCAAGACGCGTATTTTTACTTCAGAAGTGAGGAGAGCAGAAGGGAAATATACCTTTAAGCTGGACAGAGATGCAACGATGCGTCATGCACATATCTATCTTTCCTTTATCTCGGATAATTGTAAAAGCATTTCAGACAGTCTCTATCTTGGCGAAGTATCCTGGGATAATGCACTTAAATAG
- a CDS encoding SDR family NAD(P)-dependent oxidoreductase, with the protein MNQYALITGASKGIGKAMAKSLARSGYHLLLIARSADELQQLAQSITEQYQVNVHYLPIDLSANTAALEIADWCNTQTSALSILVNNAGYGLWGNFQELSLREQLNMLRLNIDAVIELTHHLLPVLKKQKQAYILNVSSTAAYQAVPTLALYAASKSFILSYSRALRYELKDSPVAVSCLCPGPTATGFSSRAGMDALAELAEKFNMSAEKVAETGLKGMFKKKAEIIPGFLNKLSVVGTGLLPKSLIERITAGLYRQ; encoded by the coding sequence ATGAATCAATACGCTCTGATTACCGGTGCAAGTAAAGGAATAGGAAAAGCTATGGCAAAGTCGCTTGCCCGGTCAGGTTACCATTTATTACTCATTGCCCGTTCCGCAGATGAATTACAGCAGCTTGCCCAAAGTATTACAGAACAGTATCAGGTGAATGTTCATTATCTGCCCATAGACCTCTCTGCAAACACAGCTGCGCTGGAAATAGCTGACTGGTGCAATACCCAAACATCAGCTTTATCCATACTGGTTAATAATGCAGGGTATGGACTTTGGGGAAACTTCCAGGAACTCTCTCTCCGGGAGCAGCTAAATATGCTCAGACTTAATATCGACGCAGTAATTGAGCTGACCCATCACTTATTACCGGTTTTGAAAAAACAAAAACAGGCTTATATATTAAATGTTTCAAGTACAGCAGCCTATCAGGCAGTTCCCACACTTGCTTTATATGCTGCCTCCAAATCATTTATCCTGTCTTACAGCAGAGCTCTGCGTTATGAATTAAAAGATAGCCCGGTAGCTGTCAGCTGTCTTTGCCCGGGCCCTACTGCTACCGGATTTTCCAGCCGTGCCGGAATGGACGCCTTAGCAGAACTGGCAGAGAAATTCAATATGTCTGCAGAAAAAGTAGCAGAAACAGGCTTAAAAGGGATGTTCAAAAAGAAGGCAGAAATTATTCCCGGCTTTTTAAATAAGCTGTCCGTTGTGGGTACAGGGCTTCTTCCTAAGTCATTGATTGAAAGGATAACAGCAGGTTTATACCGACAATAA
- a CDS encoding phytanoyl-CoA dioxygenase family protein, translating into MNHAYTRFTLGETLTDEQNYFFNKNGFIHFKNFITPETVSDIIKASILVQQDWITQEKIKVNGIPVKYGKDLDGSAIVQRFAFINQHHPLFGELTHDPRLAVLLNLIGPGARLGTDEKDGMVLNHYVNGPESKFTQMGWHTDGLRDIFHGQKLNPMLNIGIHLSTLKPENGGLRVLPGTHKQSLYNLLFRKKYFVDNKADFKEVAIIPEAGDLTIHDGRLWHRVAQSAVSGEESRRRVIYLPIIAGKYEPKHEHSPTAFYQRFAKLVK; encoded by the coding sequence ATGAACCATGCTTATACCAGATTCACTTTAGGTGAAACGCTCACTGACGAACAGAATTATTTTTTTAATAAAAACGGTTTTATCCACTTTAAAAATTTCATCACACCAGAAACGGTCAGTGATATCATCAAAGCTTCCATACTGGTACAGCAGGATTGGATCACACAGGAAAAAATCAAAGTAAATGGAATTCCGGTCAAATATGGTAAAGACCTGGATGGATCAGCTATAGTTCAGCGTTTTGCTTTTATCAATCAGCATCATCCTTTATTCGGGGAACTGACTCATGATCCCCGGTTAGCTGTACTGCTAAACCTGATCGGTCCGGGTGCAAGACTGGGTACTGATGAAAAAGATGGAATGGTACTGAATCATTATGTTAATGGCCCGGAGAGTAAATTCACCCAGATGGGTTGGCATACAGATGGATTGCGTGATATATTCCATGGACAAAAACTAAATCCTATGCTGAATATCGGGATACACTTAAGTACCCTGAAACCCGAAAATGGTGGACTAAGAGTGCTTCCGGGAACGCACAAACAAAGCCTGTACAACCTGTTATTCCGAAAAAAGTATTTTGTAGATAACAAAGCCGACTTCAAAGAAGTGGCGATCATTCCTGAAGCGGGAGATCTGACCATACATGATGGCCGTTTGTGGCACCGCGTAGCGCAGTCGGCAGTTAGCGGGGAAGAAAGCCGCAGGAGAGTAATTTATCTGCCAATTATTGCAGGCAAATATGAACCTAAACATGAACATAGTCCTACTGCATTTTATCAGCGGTTTGCTAAACTGGTTAAATAA
- a CDS encoding YceH family protein — protein sequence MENDQTLILLNAAEQRVLGVLLEKSRTTPDYYPMTISALTTACNQKTSRNPIVNYDEETVTLTLNALKIKGLTSTAMGGSSRSTKYKHNLAIVYPLIPAELAVICLLLLRGPLTPGEINSNSARLHEFETIEEVQEILHKLATEQPVYVKQLAKKPGQKEARYKHLFGGDTAEEEIPEPEIIQQHSPDLENRISRLEHELEEVKEMLNLLMNQ from the coding sequence ATGGAAAATGATCAGACACTAATCTTACTAAATGCAGCAGAACAGCGTGTATTGGGTGTTCTGCTGGAAAAAAGCAGAACTACTCCGGACTATTATCCCATGACTATCTCTGCATTAACAACGGCATGCAATCAGAAAACATCGAGAAACCCTATTGTAAATTATGATGAAGAAACCGTTACACTTACCTTAAATGCCTTAAAAATCAAGGGTCTGACCAGTACAGCCATGGGTGGCAGCAGCAGAAGTACAAAATATAAACATAACCTGGCTATTGTCTATCCCCTGATTCCTGCAGAACTGGCTGTGATTTGTTTACTGCTTTTGCGCGGTCCTTTAACACCTGGCGAAATCAACAGTAATTCTGCCAGATTACATGAATTTGAAACGATAGAAGAAGTTCAGGAAATACTGCATAAACTGGCCACAGAACAACCTGTCTATGTCAAACAGCTGGCTAAAAAACCCGGACAAAAAGAGGCGAGATATAAACACTTATTCGGGGGTGACACAGCAGAAGAAGAAATCCCTGAACCAGAAATCATTCAGCAGCACTCACCTGATCTGGAAAACAGAATCAGCAGACTGGAACACGAGCTGGAAGAAGTAAAAGAAATGCTGAATCTTTTAATGAATCAGTAA
- a CDS encoding YybH family protein: MSQKENEVTAIQKARANSNQAILNADAAGVARYWMDDIVVISGEGGQYAGKKVLLEVFTEMFEVSPPVFERIPATITIGDSGVLAWETGCWNYKTEKFRGNYAAMWRRINGEWLTQSELFVSLD; this comes from the coding sequence ATGAGTCAAAAAGAAAACGAAGTTACAGCTATACAAAAGGCAAGAGCAAACTCCAATCAGGCTATTCTGAATGCCGATGCTGCTGGTGTTGCCAGGTACTGGATGGATGATATTGTTGTTATTTCTGGTGAAGGCGGACAATATGCCGGCAAAAAGGTACTGCTGGAGGTATTTACTGAAATGTTTGAAGTGAGTCCGCCGGTTTTTGAACGCATTCCTGCTACCATTACCATTGGAGATAGCGGAGTGCTGGCCTGGGAAACGGGGTGCTGGAATTATAAAACAGAAAAGTTCAGGGGGAATTACGCTGCAATGTGGCGCAGGATTAACGGAGAGTGGCTTACGCAGTCTGAGCTTTTTGTTTCTCTGGATTAA
- a CDS encoding prephenate dehydrogenase, with amino-acid sequence MNVPVAIKMIIIIPFPIEFRLFAGYNMQMDIGIIGLGDMGKLYAKHFAKAGHKVCGADLPAFREKLEEELSPLGIEILVDGNAVSRKCDVIFYAVEAEKIAEVVALYGAATKYGAIVAGQTSVKHPEIEAFEKYLPKDVNIITCHSLHGPGFDPKGQTLIVIPHRCDQAAYTRMNDLLAILGSDIVEMKDYHDHDKIVADTQAVTHMGFESMGTAWKEAGFFPWENPSYLGGIDNVKILTMLRIFSYKSHIYAGLAIMNPYARQQIKRYAQSESELFKLMIMEKETEFRDRIQKVKHFLFPDDKQFLLLDNQIMKEFSLSGTGAPHTPNSHLSLLSMADAWYHLNINPYDNLICQTPPFRLRLGIVEYLFRNEELLEESVMAAIYDKQIRADDLEFHSSVREWSSIIGYGDINGYKQHFDQTKNFFNDRLEQGRKQSAELISRLNRNS; translated from the coding sequence ATGAACGTGCCTGTTGCGATAAAAATGATTATTATCATTCCTTTTCCCATAGAATTTCGCTTATTTGCCGGATATAATATGCAGATGGATATAGGAATTATTGGCTTAGGAGACATGGGAAAGCTTTATGCAAAACATTTTGCTAAAGCAGGACACAAAGTTTGCGGTGCAGATTTACCGGCTTTCAGAGAAAAACTGGAAGAGGAATTATCTCCGCTGGGCATAGAAATACTGGTAGATGGAAATGCGGTATCGCGCAAATGCGATGTGATATTTTATGCTGTTGAAGCAGAGAAAATAGCTGAAGTAGTCGCTCTTTATGGTGCTGCAACCAAATATGGTGCTATTGTTGCCGGACAAACCTCAGTTAAACATCCGGAGATTGAAGCTTTCGAAAAATACCTGCCCAAAGACGTCAATATCATCACCTGCCACTCTTTGCATGGCCCAGGCTTTGATCCTAAAGGACAAACCTTAATTGTTATCCCGCATCGTTGTGACCAGGCAGCTTATACCCGGATGAACGATCTGTTAGCTATTTTAGGTTCGGACATCGTAGAGATGAAAGATTATCATGATCATGATAAAATTGTTGCTGATACTCAGGCCGTAACCCATATGGGTTTTGAAAGTATGGGTACCGCGTGGAAAGAAGCCGGATTTTTCCCCTGGGAAAACCCTTCCTATCTGGGCGGAATCGACAACGTAAAAATCCTGACCATGCTGCGGATTTTCAGCTATAAATCCCATATCTATGCAGGCCTGGCCATTATGAATCCCTATGCCCGTCAGCAAATCAAACGTTATGCACAATCAGAATCTGAACTGTTCAAACTGATGATTATGGAGAAAGAAACAGAATTCCGTGATCGTATCCAGAAGGTTAAACATTTTCTTTTCCCTGATGACAAGCAATTTTTGCTGCTGGATAACCAGATTATGAAAGAATTTTCTTTATCCGGAACCGGAGCGCCGCATACCCCAAACTCACATTTAAGCCTGCTGAGCATGGCTGATGCCTGGTATCATCTGAATATTAATCCTTATGATAACCTGATCTGCCAGACTCCTCCTTTCCGTTTGCGTCTGGGCATTGTAGAATATCTGTTCAGAAATGAAGAATTACTGGAAGAGTCTGTCATGGCCGCGATTTACGACAAACAAATCAGGGCAGATGATCTTGAATTTCATTCTTCGGTAAGGGAATGGTCATCAATTATTGGTTATGGAGATATTAATGGCTATAAACAGCACTTTGATCAGACTAAAAACTTCTTTAATGACAGACTGGAACAAGGCAGAAAGCAAAGTGCCGAGCTCATCAGCAGATTAAACCGAAATTCATAA
- a CDS encoding GAF domain-containing sensor histidine kinase: protein MQKNPNPIPADELERIFSLAEFDIDYSSMENNFKDLAHLAAKIAGTEISLVNLIDSFTQWTYSSYGAEDTVQLPREDSVCQYTISGDDYFEVPDLSADDRFKEKSYVSGPPNLRYYFGVPLTTSDGHHIGSLCVLDKNLRAQSPEKIELLKIVADEVVNRLKALKAIDGLKYKLDKVRETQKKVAHDIRGPIAGIVGLAAIIAEQGNDNNLDEVLEFIAMIHKSGRSVLELADEILTEGKVHPLKEDEFNLLVFKEKLERLYLPQAMNKNINFQVSINEKNEHIPFIKNKLLQITGNLISNAMKFTPENGKVTVNLDLEVDVGQYQLKIKVEDSGVGMDEVTIACIMEGKTSSTKGTVGEKGYGFGLSLVKHLVSSLHGNFNIHSKIGSGTAFEITLKQIIH, encoded by the coding sequence ATGCAAAAGAATCCCAACCCTATACCTGCAGATGAGCTGGAGCGCATATTCAGCCTGGCAGAATTTGACATTGACTACTCCAGCATGGAGAATAACTTCAAAGATCTGGCTCATTTAGCGGCAAAGATTGCGGGTACTGAAATATCCCTGGTTAACCTGATTGACTCTTTTACGCAATGGACCTATTCCAGCTATGGGGCTGAGGATACGGTACAGTTACCCAGAGAAGATTCAGTATGCCAGTACACGATCTCGGGGGATGACTATTTTGAAGTTCCGGACCTCTCGGCAGATGACCGGTTTAAAGAAAAGTCTTATGTGAGCGGCCCGCCCAATCTGCGTTATTATTTCGGAGTTCCCCTGACCACCTCTGACGGCCATCATATCGGATCACTTTGTGTACTGGACAAAAACCTGAGAGCCCAAAGCCCGGAAAAAATAGAGTTACTCAAAATTGTGGCTGATGAAGTAGTCAACAGACTGAAAGCACTGAAAGCCATTGATGGATTGAAATACAAACTGGATAAGGTCAGAGAAACCCAGAAAAAAGTGGCTCATGATATACGTGGACCTATTGCCGGTATAGTTGGTCTGGCCGCAATAATTGCAGAACAGGGAAATGACAATAACCTGGATGAAGTACTGGAATTTATTGCCATGATCCATAAAAGCGGCAGATCTGTTCTGGAGCTTGCGGATGAGATACTAACCGAAGGGAAAGTGCATCCGCTGAAAGAAGATGAGTTTAATCTCCTGGTATTTAAAGAAAAACTGGAGCGCTTATATCTGCCACAGGCGATGAATAAAAACATTAATTTTCAGGTCAGTATTAATGAAAAGAATGAACATATTCCTTTTATCAAAAATAAATTACTTCAGATTACAGGTAATCTGATTTCCAATGCCATGAAGTTTACTCCTGAAAATGGAAAAGTAACCGTAAATCTTGATCTGGAAGTGGACGTAGGTCAGTACCAGTTAAAAATTAAAGTGGAAGACTCGGGCGTAGGCATGGATGAAGTGACCATTGCCTGTATCATGGAAGGAAAAACATCATCAACAAAAGGTACTGTCGGAGAAAAAGGTTATGGATTTGGTCTGTCACTGGTCAAACATCTGG